A stretch of DNA from Dokdonia sp. PRO95:
AAAGCACCTTGATAATCTGTCTTTAAACTAGTAAAAGCGTCTACTGCTAAGATGGCTTCATACTCAGGATAATTCTGACGTTCATAGCTATTACTATCAAGCCAGATAACCTCTTCATATTGTTGAGACCACGATAATAACTGCTCTTTGAGCGTTGTTATATCACTAATAGAAATAATTTTTGAAGTACGATTCATCACTGTAAAAATACATAAGAATCTGTCGCAATTAAATTGATGTTAAAAAACAATTATTAAGTAATTTGCGCATAATCCTACCGACCAAGTAGACTTATAAAAATCTAACCACTAACACACTGATATTATGGTGTCAAAAACATTACAGACCACTTATAGAGAACGCCTTTTTAGACATCTGGATGGTATAGTAACAGCGCCATCTGCGTTTACACTCTATAAAAATGGAGTAACCGACTTTATTTTGCAAGAAAAGGAAGTGAGTCTAACTACTTTAAGCAACACTTTTACTGTAAACGAGGGCTACTTGAACGTAGCATTGCGTGTACTAGCATCACAGGGATGGATTGAGCAAGCTGTGAATAATGAGGATAATGAAGTGGTTTATAAGGTAAACGAATTATCGCCTATTGCATTTGCACTGTTTCCTCTATATGAAGATGTGACTGCACTGCAAAAGCTTTCTGAGAATTATCATTTTAGAAAATTTGAGGCAGCTCCATTTAAGAAACTCCAAAATATTTTTGAGAAATATAAAGAAGCCTATGGTCTCACCTTATCTTCAACTACCAAGGAGCGCGAAGTGCAAGAGCAAATACTTGCACATATAGAAGGAACTATCTTAGGCCCAACGCTTGTGCACTTATCAATGAATGGTGCCTTTCATAAATATTTTATGCAAGCCAGCTTTAAGCCTGAGGAGTTTCATGCAGATGGACAAAACTTTAAAAAGCTGCTAGATATGCTCTCCTATTTTGAACTTTTTAATAAAAAAGGACAGACCTACCAGTTTACAGACAAAGGACTATTTTTTGCAAAAAGAGCAAGCTCTTACGGAGTAACCGTATCTTACATACCTACCCTACGTAAACTTGATGATCTTATTTTTGGCGATGCATTGAGTGCAAAACACCATGGCGATGGAAACCAAGAAGGCCATGTAGATAGAGCTATGAATGTCTGGGGAAGTGGTGGTGCACATGCCACTTATTTTAAAGTGGTAGATACTATTATACTTGATATTTTCAATAAACCTCTAGACGAGCAACCTAAAGGGATATTAGATATGGGCTGTGGTAATGGTGCATTTTTAATTCACCTTTATAACCTCATCGAGCGTCACACTTTACGTGGTAAGCATCTAGATGAATACCCACTCATCCTTGTAGGAGCAGATTACAACCAAGCCGCCATAGACATTACTAAGCAAAACGTAATACAATCTGAAATCTGGGCAAAAGTAATGTGGGGAGATATAGGTGATCCAGAAAGACTAGCGACAGATTTAAAAGAAGAGTACGATATAACACTAGGAGATCTTCTCAATGTACGTTCTTTCTTAGATCACAATCGTGTTTGGAAAGCACCAGAGAAAAAGCTTGAGCATGCAAGTAGATCAACAGGCGCATTTTCATATGAAGGAAAACGACTATCTAACAATGATGTGGAGGCGTCTCTTGCGGATCACTTTAGTAAGTGGTCACCTTATGTAGGAAAACATGGATTACTGCTTATAGAATTACACAGTATCCCACCAGCGGTTGCTGCTCGTAATATAGGGCGTACTGCAGTTACAGCTTATGACGCTACACATGGATATTCTGATCAATATATTGTAGAAGTGCCAGTCTTTCATGATACACTTGCCGCTATTGGAATGAAAAGAGATGAAACCTTGAGTGCTAAGTTTCCAAATACAGAAGCAGCTACGGTAACGGTAAATCTTTTTAGACAATAGTTTCTTTTATCTTTGCAGCCTATGGAAGAGAAAAAAGCACAACCTAACAATCCGCTGCACGGTGTGAAGCTTGCAGATATACTTGAATTTCTAGTTGAAAAATATGGCTGGAAGGAAATGAGCTTACAGGTAGATATCAATTGCTTTAAAAAAGATCCTTCCATAAAATCTAGCTTAAAGTTTTTAAGAAGAACTCCATGGGCAAGGGAGAAAGTGGAGTATTTATACCTACAGTCTATATAAAGAAATAGCGCACTACTTTATATAGTGCGCTATTAATCATCCACAAAAAAAAACACTACTCTTAAACAGTAGTTTGCACACCTGCATACTGCTCTATTAATCGTACCATTAAATCATTAAGTTTTTCTACTTTAAAACTTTCTGTAGTGGCTTCTATGTGATCATTTCCTATACCACTATCATCAGTTAAGAACACATATGTTCCATTAGTTGACACACTAAAAGACCTCATTAAAAACTCTACTTCTTTATTTGCTCCACTGGCAACTACTGGAATAATTTTTATACCCTGCTCTTTTGCTTTTGCAATTTGACTTTTAATCATGGCAACGTTTTCTTGATTAAAATGAGGCGGAGCATCTAGCATCAAAAAGAGTATCCTAGCCTTTGCTTTCTCGTTCCATGACTGTGACAATGATACCTTAAGCGCCTCCTCTACTGCTTCTTCATAATCTCCACCTCCAGCTGCATGCTGCGACGAAAGGAAGTCTTTTACTTCATTTACATCGCTGCTAAAATCTATTGTACGAGTTACATAATCATCACCATGGTCTCTGTACACCGTAAGCGCTACTCTCTTTTGTTCAACACTCGTATCTATCCTATTCATTATATTTTTGAGTTCTGACTTGAGATATGCAATCTCATCACCCATGGAACCTGTAGCATCAACTGCAAATAATATATCGATAGCATTACTAGCTTGATGTTCATGAATTGTAAAAGAGACTTGTTTCTGATTTCTAGAGATTTTCTTTCCTTCTATCTCACCACTGTAATACAGTTGCACTAGATAAGTATCAGTTGGACTATATTTTCCTTTAAACAGCATACTCATTCCTGATGTATCTGTCATTCCTTTCATCAAGAGGTTATTATTTTTATAAAGAGCAACACCTACGTTTGCTACTGGCAGTCCGCTGTTATCCGTTACTTGTATATCAGTTCTACCATCATGATTAAATCCCCACTTCATTGCAATTTCCTTTGCTTCTCCGGAGTTGTAGATTTTCACAAACTCAGCGTATTTCTCTACATCATTTATTTCACCAGCTGTTAGTTGGCCATACGCAGGATCATTCTGAGAAATTCCAGAAGAAGGTTTGCCATCCGTAATATGTATTCCAGCAACTTTCCCTTCAAGTTTTGAAGAAACGGTAGAAACAGCATATCCTAATGCTTTCTTCTCTCTTCTTACACCCATGGCTGTAACCACGACTTCATCTAACTCACTACTGTATTCTAAAATGACATTTATAGTAGTCTGAGAATTAACAGGAATCTCTTTTGAATTATAGCCAACGTAGGTAAAGACTAATGTATCTGTAGCAGCAGCTTTAATCTCGTAGTTCCCATTAAAGTCGGACACAGCGCCTATCTCACTGTTTTTTACGAGAACATTAGCTCCTGGAAGAGGTTCGCCATCATTTGATACGTTTCCTGAAATAATTATTTCTTGTGCTTGTACTCCTAGTATAAAAAGGAGCAGCATTATGAATGTGCTAAGTGTTTTCATATCCTTTGGTTTTTAATTATGAGGTGAAATTAGAGTAGACACCACCTTTTAAAAACCTAGATTGAGGGAACAGGATGTTTGAGTGAGGGAAGTAACCCTTAAGTTGAAGTTGAAGTTGAAGTTGAAGTTGAAGTTGAAGTTGAAGTTGAAGTTGAAGTTGAAGTTGAAGTTGAAGTTGAATATTAATTAAAATTCCTTCCGGAAACATAATACACCAAACTCAAAAAGAAATGTAAACACATTGCTATAAACCAATTACAACTTCTTAGCCTCCTCCCAAAAAGCGTCCATTTCGGCAAGCGTCATGTCTGAAAGGTCTTTATTAAGTTCTTTGGCCTTACCTTCTAAGTACTGAAAGCGTTTTATAAATTTCTTATTGGTGCGCTCTAGTGCGCTTTCTGGATCTACTTTTAAGAAGCGGGCGTAGTTAATCATTGAAAAGAGTACA
This window harbors:
- a CDS encoding class I SAM-dependent methyltransferase, which produces MVSKTLQTTYRERLFRHLDGIVTAPSAFTLYKNGVTDFILQEKEVSLTTLSNTFTVNEGYLNVALRVLASQGWIEQAVNNEDNEVVYKVNELSPIAFALFPLYEDVTALQKLSENYHFRKFEAAPFKKLQNIFEKYKEAYGLTLSSTTKEREVQEQILAHIEGTILGPTLVHLSMNGAFHKYFMQASFKPEEFHADGQNFKKLLDMLSYFELFNKKGQTYQFTDKGLFFAKRASSYGVTVSYIPTLRKLDDLIFGDALSAKHHGDGNQEGHVDRAMNVWGSGGAHATYFKVVDTIILDIFNKPLDEQPKGILDMGCGNGAFLIHLYNLIERHTLRGKHLDEYPLILVGADYNQAAIDITKQNVIQSEIWAKVMWGDIGDPERLATDLKEEYDITLGDLLNVRSFLDHNRVWKAPEKKLEHASRSTGAFSYEGKRLSNNDVEASLADHFSKWSPYVGKHGLLLIELHSIPPAVAARNIGRTAVTAYDATHGYSDQYIVEVPVFHDTLAAIGMKRDETLSAKFPNTEAATVTVNLFRQ
- a CDS encoding vWA domain-containing protein encodes the protein MKTLSTFIMLLLFILGVQAQEIIISGNVSNDGEPLPGANVLVKNSEIGAVSDFNGNYEIKAAATDTLVFTYVGYNSKEIPVNSQTTINVILEYSSELDEVVVTAMGVRREKKALGYAVSTVSSKLEGKVAGIHITDGKPSSGISQNDPAYGQLTAGEINDVEKYAEFVKIYNSGEAKEIAMKWGFNHDGRTDIQVTDNSGLPVANVGVALYKNNNLLMKGMTDTSGMSMLFKGKYSPTDTYLVQLYYSGEIEGKKISRNQKQVSFTIHEHQASNAIDILFAVDATGSMGDEIAYLKSELKNIMNRIDTSVEQKRVALTVYRDHGDDYVTRTIDFSSDVNEVKDFLSSQHAAGGGDYEEAVEEALKVSLSQSWNEKAKARILFLMLDAPPHFNQENVAMIKSQIAKAKEQGIKIIPVVASGANKEVEFLMRSFSVSTNGTYVFLTDDSGIGNDHIEATTESFKVEKLNDLMVRLIEQYAGVQTTV
- a CDS encoding VF530 family protein → MEEKKAQPNNPLHGVKLADILEFLVEKYGWKEMSLQVDINCFKKDPSIKSSLKFLRRTPWAREKVEYLYLQSI